In the genome of Microbacterium paraoxydans, the window TGCATCGCCGATCGCGGAGGCCGACGGCCGCATCACGATCGACGAGACCGAGAAGGCCAAGAAGGTCATCCTCACGCCCGACAACGGCGACGAGCCGGTCGTCTACCCGGTGCTGAAGCGTGCGACCCTCCTCGTCGAGGACGGCCAGCACGTCTCGGTCGGTCAGCCCCTGCAGGTCGGCACGCTCGACCCCAAGGAGGTCATGCGCGTCATGGGTGCCCGCGAGGTGCAGAAGTACCTCGTCGGCGGCGTCCAGGGCGTCTACCGCTCGCAGGGTGTGCCGATCCACGACAAGCACATCGAGGTCATCGTCCGCCAGATGCTCCGCAAGGTCACCGTCGTCGACCACGCCGACACGACCCTGCTGCCGGGTGAGATGGTCGACCTGAAGCGCTACCAGCAGATCAACCGCGAGGCCGTGGCCGAGGGCAAGCGCCCCGCGTCCGGTCGCCCGGAGCTGATGGGTATCACGAAGGCGTCGCTCGCGACCGAGTCGTGGCTGTCCGCTGCGTCCTTCCAGGAGACGACCCGCGTGCTCACGCAGGCCGCCATGGAGGGCAAGCGCGACCCGCTGGTCGGTCTCAAGGAGAACGTCATCATCGGAAAGCTCATCCCCGCCGGAACCGGTCTCTCGAAGTACCGCGACGTCACGGTCGAGGCCACCGAGGAAGCCAAGAGCGAGCGCTACCCGAACCGGATCTTCGCATCCGACGGCGCGTACGCGGACGGCGACTTCGGCTACGTCGACTTCGACGCGTTCTCGACGGACGACATCACCCCCGGTACCTACAACTGAGGTGTGAGTGAGTGAACGATGGCCCCGGGGTTCTCCCCGGGGCCTTCGTCGTCGCTCGGCCCGTTCGGGTGTCCACAACTCAGGAGATCCGGGACGGCGGGCCGCCGTGGGCTGCTCGTGACGGCATGGAGGCCCAGGTCTCCTGAGTTATGCACACGGTTCGGCGCTGCTTCGGGGCGCGGGCGGCACGGTAGGGTCGGCGAGTGAGCACTGAGACTTCCCCCGGCGGCGCGGCCGTCGTCATCGGAGACGCCCTGATCGACGAGATCCGGGATGACAGCGGCGTCCGCGAGTTCGTCGGCGGAGCAGCGCTGAACGTCGCGGTGGGGTTGCGCCGGCTCGGAATCCCCACGACGCTCATCGCGATGGTGGGGGAGGACATCGCCGGCGCGCACATCCGCGAGTATCTGGCCGATCACGGCGTGCGGCTGATCGCGAGCGCGGCGCCGCACGGGTCGTCGCGGGCCGTCGTGACCCGGGCCGCGAACGGCGAGCCGAGCTACGTCTTCAACCGCGCGGCCCAGGAGCGGGCCGTCCGGTACTCGGACGAGGCGAGGGCCGCCATCGGCGACGCGGACATCGTCGCGGTGAGCTGCTTCCCCTTCGATGTCCCGGCCGAGGTCGAGGCCCTCGCCGCCGCGGTGGAGGGCGCGCGGCTGGCGATCGACCCGAACCCGCGCACGGGCATGCTGTCCGACCGCGAGGAGTTCGTCCGCGGCTTCGAGCGGCTGGCCGGGCGGGCGGACCTGGTGAAGGTCGGCGCCGACGACGCCGCCGTGCTCTATGACGGCGACCTCGACGCCCTGCGCGCGCGGCTCCGGAGCCTCGGCGTCACGGCGGTGCTGGCGACGGCCGGAGCAGACGGCGCCGTGCTCGAGTCGGACGCCGGCTCGGTCTCGGCCCCCATCTCGGCGCTCCCGGGTCGGGTGGTCGATACCGTGGGCGCGGGGGACGCGACGCTCGCCGCCGTCGCCGCCGGACTGGTGGAAGGCTCCCCGAAGGCGGTCGAAGGATGGTCCGCCCTGCTCGAGCGCGCGATGGATGTGGCCGCTGCGACCTGCCGCGCCGAGGGCGGGCTGCTGCGCACACCGGAGTCGCTGGCCGCCGCCGACCGCGGCGTGTACGGAAGCTGACGCCTCGATTTCTCGCGCCCGCATCCGACAGGTATGATTGTTCTTCGTGCCCCCGGTTGGCTGTTCAAGTCGGACGGGTGCGCTCTGGCGAGTTACCCAAGTGGCCAAAGGGATCTGACTGTAAATCAGCCGTCTTCGACTTCGGGGGTTCGAATCCCTCACTCGCCACCACAGAAGCCCCCGCTCGCGGGGGCTTCTCCCGTTCCCGGCCTCACGTCCGCGCCGAGTTCCTAGACTGGTGCGATGCGACCTCTCACCGAAGCCGACGTCCGGGCCTCGTTCGTGAACGCGGACGCCGATGAGCTGCGCGTCATGGAGATGCCGCACGACTTCCTCCTCGTGGACTGGGACTACCTCGACTTCTTCGCCTGGCGTGACCCGAGTGCCGGCAAGCGCGGCTACGTCCTCATCCCGCACGAGGGGCGCGTGGTCGGCGTG includes:
- a CDS encoding PfkB family carbohydrate kinase, which translates into the protein MSTETSPGGAAVVIGDALIDEIRDDSGVREFVGGAALNVAVGLRRLGIPTTLIAMVGEDIAGAHIREYLADHGVRLIASAAPHGSSRAVVTRAANGEPSYVFNRAAQERAVRYSDEARAAIGDADIVAVSCFPFDVPAEVEALAAAVEGARLAIDPNPRTGMLSDREEFVRGFERLAGRADLVKVGADDAAVLYDGDLDALRARLRSLGVTAVLATAGADGAVLESDAGSVSAPISALPGRVVDTVGAGDATLAAVAAGLVEGSPKAVEGWSALLERAMDVAAATCRAEGGLLRTPESLAAADRGVYGS